The following DNA comes from Centropristis striata isolate RG_2023a ecotype Rhode Island chromosome 3, C.striata_1.0, whole genome shotgun sequence.
TCAAGAGCATAGAACGGCTAAAGTTACCACCCTGTAAACTTAAATAGGGCTTCCTGATAGACTGAGatatagtgtacacttaaactgatatagatttttttaaggtGGCTAAAAAACGTTTTGCCTCTGCcaccgtccacagcagtacattgcttaggtcctgcttctccaaactggaggcaTGTCGACTGTACTGTAGGTTatactgactatggataaatacttCATACAGCCCCACTTCAATACATCTGAACTACTATAATATACAAATATTGACTAGTGCAGCTTCAAACACCAATGAATGAACGGATCGAATTAAAACTTTCACTGTcctatatttatttgttatttctcACAGAGGTAATAAAAGCAGGACATATCATATGAATATATTGTTGGCAATATCAGAAAATGGCAATAAAATTGAACTAGAGGATTCAACAGATCATTCATTGTGTTGGATGTTTGCACACTGTACAGTATTTACAATTGATTACTGGCTAGCTATTTACAAAAGtatataatacataaaacaatattaCATAACTAAGCTTTGACGTAGCTATGTGCTTCTATATTTACATCTTTCATAGTTAATTAACATGCAGGCATACACatagtatgtttttatgtgaatgATGAGGTAGATACCATAAAAGCTTTTATACTGCATCTGTGACGCCGTATGGGTTTCATGCCTTGTCATCATAATCATTAGAAAGGTCAATTTAGTCTAAATCTATGCAGTTtaaatatagtcatggaaaaatattctttttttttctatccttactcaaaatatatataacatttgtcTCAACCTTTAGACATCAGAGGCTAAAAGCTTCAAACTTCTCCAAAATAGTCTCTGTAGTGTTCGTTTGAGCTCCTCTGTCACTCAGattgaggaagaaaaaaatatctccTCTTTTATTCGTTTTCAATTTATTAGTTTGGTATTTGCTGAATAATTCCCAGATATTTAGTTTGCAAGTGTCATGCCCTGAGTTGAACACATctttaaaaagcacattttctcaAAAAGGATGATTCAGGAGActgaaattgttattttttggctttcttgctttctttctttttctgctttttctctttctctttctcttccttttctttctctgctctcttctgctccctctttttctcttccttgGCCTCCTTGTACTTCCAAATAGGTGGTTCCAGGAAGCGcttgtccttcttcttcttcttcttttccttctttgGAGTTGCCTCTGTTGGCCTGATGATATCGATCTTGGGGATGCAGCCAGAGGGGAACACGCTGTTCCTTCTCGCCATATTGCGGGAAATGAACGTAGGAGCGACTTTGGTGGAAGTCAATGAGAGCATGCTGCCTCGCCGCTCGGCCTCTGCACAGCACATTGTAGAGATGGACTCTGCAGACTGGATTGCGGGAATGATGTGTGATACTGAGCCGTTGCTGTGACAAACTGAGCTCTCTTCTAATTTCTTATCTGGGTGTTTCTTCACCAGCTCTGGCACAGCCATGCGCCTCTTCCCCAACTCAGGAGGACTCGTAGGGCAGAGTGGACGGCATCCAGTTGCGATTAGGGGACTGTGGACACTGGTGGTAATGCGCACCATGTGGTCCAAGACCCCGTCGTCCTCGGGGTCACGAGGAAATCTGatgacaaatgtgtttttgatccGCTGGGTGATTTTTTCCCTGGCACTTTTCTCAGCTGTGGCCTTGGCAACCCTTTCCTTGAGCTCAGGCCACTCAGGGACGTAACTCTCACAGAACTGCTCGGCTTTAGGCCGCAAAATAAGACGGCGGAGACGATTAAGGGTCTCATAGCGACCTGTCTTCAGTGCCCAGTCCTTAGCGCATTTTCCTTTTGTGGTGTCTACTGCATGTATGTCAGCCCCTGGAAATAAAGACAGAGCAGAGGAATTAGAAGAGCAAGGgttatttcaattaaaaaaataattaattaatcaatatcATCTTTTTCATGCCTGGCATTTTGGCTTGTCATCGAGGTTTACAGTATCATACTCATTAATGATGTCTGGACTGCAGTTCACAGGTAAATGTTCCAATTAGGACAATATagagaaaatcaaatatatccataatagtaattataataTCAAATTGGCATATGACGatgtccacagtgaaacatcatGATGGATGATGATATTGTCAGTGTGTCATCAAAACTGATCAAACCCCACTACAGGGGCTAAATCCACCATCAagaatcatcatcatcttaTTAATTCTTTCACCAGAAAGAATTTAGTGTATTACATAGATGGTAAAAATAAGTGCGTTCTTTAATTAATTCTCATCTACTTTGGATCCATTGTGCACTTGTGAAATCAGTCTGCGCAccattaaataaatcagaattcTCActtatgagaaataaataaatatgttccaACGCAAACACGCGCCCAGGTGTAGGTGTGAATGGGGGACGGGGCTTTTAAATCACGACGCTGGGCTCAGTGGTCGATGACTATATTTGTCCATCAGCCCAACCCTATCTAATATCTGTATCAAGTACTGTAGCATAGAGATGTCCTGGCCGAAAAATGCTATTCTGTTGACTTAAGAAGACATTTTTGTTCAATATATATTCATGAAATACAGATTCATTGAAAGCGTGATGTTAAAATTTCCATTTTGTTCAGCCCTAATTGAAGACGTCACTGTGTATCCTGACACCATTGCTTCATtactttttaacatttcacaGAATAATCAATTAACCaagaaaataaacagcaaaTTAATCAATACAGAAAAGTCACTATTTTCAGCCCTATTGAAATGGTAAACAATAAATGATGATTCGCAGAGACTTTAAGAAATGTGTGCTGTCTACAAATAGCCCTGCAAGACTACTATGTTAAGTCACAGGTGACTGCAGGGTGTACTAAGATGGTATAATGTCCCGAGAATGATCCCTTAAACCGGGCTCGCGTCACTGGCACACTCACTCGCGAACAGACTTAGCTGGCTTCAAATATGGACGGATAAACCGTGGGCTCAGCTATTCTCGCCACCAGAATAGATGTAACTGTTCATTTAGAGCTGTAAGAGTCCTGGCTAATGTCAGGGTTTCAAAAAAGACCAGATAACATATTACAGCAGCTCCTGTACGGCTTGTTTGGGTAAACTGTACTATTAGTCATCTTAGTATTATTTTGTACATCCttttaaatatgcatttatttactcaCGATTCAAACATGATTACATGATGTTTTAATATAGAAATCTATGAATATGCAATATAAAATTACATCTTTGGTTCAATTGTTTTGCATTAGTAAACATGTGATATTTAGCTTTGATGCCAACAAAGTCCTAATACATAATTTTCCAGAAATTTTGCATATGCAATAAACTTTTCAAAATTAATGACAAACGAAGAATCCATTTGCAAAAACAgctactttagtttttatttattttcctaaacGAAGTTTTTAACTTTTCAAAAATATCAGATTTTCAAGACACTATTACATTATCAACACTCTAATCAAAATAAATGGGAAATCAAGCAAACAAACGTCGAAAAACACATACCAGCCATAACAAGGGCGGCCATGACGTCAGTGCGGCCGGTCATAGCAGCTTTGATGAGGGCGGTGAAACCTCGACAATCCATGATTTCAGTGTCTATGCCAGGGTAGTAGTTTAGGAGATACATGACTGTGTTGACATGACCTGcagataaaaaacacagaatgtcAGGAAATGTGTAGCATTTGAAAGCTGGACAGTTTGCAGAAAgatcaaaataagacattaaagTTTACCATGATCTTTTTTCTTAAGCTTAACTACCTACCTTTGCCAATTTATATGTAatttttaggttattttaaCCCAACCACGATCACTTTCTCCAAGTGCCTGAACCTGAGGAACTTGAAAGTGAAAGCTAAAGAAAGAGCGACCAGCCATTCAATGTGCTGATAATGCCGTTTTGGACCTACTTGTAGGTATAGACTGACCCATATGTATTGGACTGAAAACAACTGATAATGGTCATTTATTGGGCCGATAACATTCAAAATGGgtgacttaaagctcatgaacacacagaAGTTGAAAAACCAACTTCCGGACTCGGGACATGGGACCACCTGTGGAGCACGTGAAAGCACCACATCGTGTTGGAGGTCTATGCTCTCCAAGGGTTATACTGTATGTAAGAGGTAAACATAGATTTGTGAAACTCTCATgacatggttaaggttaggcatTGACCCTAAATGGTTACGGGCATTTTTCCCAAATCTAGGGTCTTGTAGACACGACCCTTTTTGAGTGCCATTctagttctgtttgttttggtcatgGTTGTTGTATGGGGACGACTTACCTGCTTGGGATGCAATCATCAGAGCAGTGTTTCCTTCATTGTCTTGGTGATTTATGTCCATATAGGGACAGCTGTGAAGGCCATATACAATGTCCACAAAACCCTTGCAGCACGCCACCATCAGGCCATTCTGTTGGTTAAAGTCAACAATAAGGGTCAGTGATGATAGGAATGTTTCAGGCATTATGAGATATGATTTACAGGTTCTCAATTATCATCAACATGAATGAGACTCTCACCCAGCCATTGATATCCAGCTCGTTGACCTCCTCTTTCGTTACCCCTCTTTCCAGAACTTTCCGCAGAGAGGTGAGGTCATTACGGACGCATGCTCGATACAGTGTTGATGCCGTCTGTCCCCCACTTGTCTCCGGTATGTAGTCTGGAAGCACCGAGTCATCAGAGAGGATGCTGTCTGAATCGGAGTCTCCCTCTGACAGATCATCGTCCTCACCGGGGCATGAGCCCAGGTGGGGGTCCTCCGCTGCAGTGGCCATCTTCCAACAGCAGAACAGGTGAGACGGTTTTATATCCTTGCCTACATCTAcaagaacattttaaaaagttgggCAGAGACTACTCGATGTTGTCAACCACAACAAAGTTGCAATCAGGTTTGCTTTAGAGATGCAAGAGATCCTCTCTGAAAAGTTCTCTGCACCTAACGCCAAGTTAAAATCATCTCCTCCCTGTAGGCAAATATCACAACATGCTGTATATAAAAGGCTTCAGATCTGCCACACTGAGAGATCAAAAGTTTTCCTATTGTCCGACTGACGAAGGGAAACACGAGTCTGTCAGTCAGGGATTATGACTGTGTCTTGGAGTGGGTGTGGTTGTATGAGCTCAGTGTGCCTTTACGGTTGAATAACTGGATCAGCATCTAAAAGCCCTGCTGAACTTACAGGGGGGCTAAATAGGGAACAACCCACCTCAGAATAACTTGAGTCACATGCGGCTCCCGTCAACTCATGTTTTGGTTCTGTAACTGCCTCCTGAAGCCAGCATGACAATTGAAACTCATGTCTACTGTAATGTAGTTTTATATGTCACCACATACAAATGTTACACTTATACTCAAGTGTACCTGACACTGTGAAATCTGAATATTCAAAATGTCTAAAGAGGATGAATGACAATGGTTTTCCagttatttttacactttttactttaaaaaatgtttgaggaTATTTGAGTTCAGACATGTACTGCCCAATGTGCAACCACAGTTCATGAAACAGAGAAGTAAAGAAGTGAAAATGCAGAACTGCAGCATCTACCATCCCTCACCAGTacagacaacaacaaattaaCATAAAGAACACATACTCACCATAAGAGTAAATTAATCAGCTGTAAAATGTATCCACATGTGTCGGTCTGTGTTTGTCACACCTCTGCGACTTCTTGTTAAGACGACTTCTGACTTCCTCCTAACGCTCCTACAGGGCTTTCAGAGCAGCCGAGAGGTCACAGTTTCCTCCCGGGCCTGTAAATAGAGGTACTTTACCCATTTCCATCCCACATATTGTCATGATGACATAAAACTGAGAGGAGGAGTCTTTGCAGAGTCTTCACAGAGACGCTGTATGTTCAGCTCCTGTGCTTAGCTCATCCCACTTACAACAGCTTTATGGAGGATTACTTTCTGCTCGGGCCACTGTCATCTTTGAACACAACACCAATGGGATCCATACTATCTGGTTCTTATACCTGTTTTTAGTTGGATAAAGTAAAGATAGTTTCTTTaagtaacatgattttttttctccaatttttgtgtctttattgtgatattttgttgaTCATAAACCGTCACAAGTACATTTGACCCTAAATTAAAtgcacagtttaaaaagtaaagatgCACAGTACCTTATTATAGCTTCAAACTACTTGctaacacaataaaaaacaatatatatgagaacataaacataagaacatgaaagaaaacattacaatcacacatcaacaacaaccacatcgaattttctgtcaaatatgaataaatatacagtcatggaaaacatcatcagaccattgttttcttcaatttcttgttcattttaatgcctggtacaactaaaggtacatttatttggataaatataatgatagcaacaaaaatagctcataagagtttaagttcagagctgacatctagccattgtccatggttttcttgataataaccaaaatcattatcaagaaaaccatgggaaatgtctagatatcagctcttaaattaaactcttatgagctgtttttgttgttttcattatatttttccaaacaaatttttagttgtaccaggcattaaaatgaacaagaaattagagaaaacaagggtggtctaataattttttccatgagtgtACATGCATCTtatcaaaacaaagaaacagcacACAGTATATTATATTCCATCTAAAAATGACCATGTAATCCaattgtaaatgtataaaatgttaacTTTAAGCTGCTTAAGCCAGAGGAATCTAATTAATTGTTAAGACTTACAAGCAGACGATCAAATCCCATCAGAGGTGACTGACGTTCTCTAAACAGATGGGACAGATTACATTCTCAGCAgttaaaacagcaacaaaagtgAGTTCACAGAACCGTGGCTGATGTTTCACAGATGAGCCACAGGATGGGGATCTCTCGCAAAGTTCACAGGCTCTGATCTCAGACTCCAGCCTTTATAATTTGGTCCTTATAGACTGAGACTGAAGAGTAGCTATGCATGTGTACTAAATATTAGGAATGCATAAACAGCATTTACACGATTTAATGGTACAACATaacaatgtattaaaaaaaacaaaaacgtgaTATCTAAAATTTTTTGAGTTTTGTTCCAACAATGCACATACAGAGAAAtacatacttttatttaagtaatggTGCCTTTTATTTGATCGCCTGTCAATGGTGTAACCCCATAGTTTCTCTAAGTTCAGGGAAATTTGAGAAACATCAGATGATACTTCAGAGAGTAACTGTTAATCATACAGTGGCACAGAATTATACTCCTTAATAGTAATACAGCAGGTTTTTTTGCCACATCAGATAGATTTTTATCAACATAGTGGTTCTTTAAcaatgaagacaacaactcccacaATCCCACGCTACTTTGAAACATCATGTCTctactgtcaatcaatatgtgctgtgtgtgtgcgtgtctatgtgcatgtgtgtgtacatacagatgtgtgtggggatgggaggggtgggttttgtcatttttattgtctgtttttatccttattttttgtaaagcactttgtgttacatttctatgtatgaaaagcgctatataaataaaatttgatttgatttgatttgatttgatgatcATTAAAGTCATCTTTTGTAACTGTTTTAATTTAAACCCCCCAGTTTGAAGAAATTACATACTGTGCATTTAAATCTGAAATGCATCTCTGTTCTCAGAAATGAGGATTTAAATATACTTTTGGAACATGGAAAGGGTGGTCCGCTCTTCTAAATGACAATCATAAAGCGCTTGTGTATATGAAACTATTTTGAGTTAGTGAGAACAGTCCTGCTTGAGGAATGGTCACAGACTAAA
Coding sequences within:
- the ankrd33ab gene encoding photoreceptor ankyrin repeat protein produces the protein MATAAEDPHLGSCPGEDDDLSEGDSDSDSILSDDSVLPDYIPETSGGQTASTLYRACVRNDLTSLRKVLERGVTKEEVNELDINGWNGLMVACCKGFVDIVYGLHSCPYMDINHQDNEGNTALMIASQAGHVNTVMYLLNYYPGIDTEIMDCRGFTALIKAAMTGRTDVMAALVMAGADIHAVDTTKGKCAKDWALKTGRYETLNRLRRLILRPKAEQFCESYVPEWPELKERVAKATAEKSAREKITQRIKNTFVIRFPRDPEDDGVLDHMVRITTSVHSPLIATGCRPLCPTSPPELGKRRMAVPELVKKHPDKKLEESSVCHSNGSVSHIIPAIQSAESISTMCCAEAERRGSMLSLTSTKVAPTFISRNMARRNSVFPSGCIPKIDIIRPTEATPKKEKKKKKKDKRFLEPPIWKYKEAKEEKKREQKRAEKEKEEKEKEKKQKKKESKKAKK